AGCTGCGCCGTCTGGCCGCCCTGGAACGTCAGAAGATCATCGACGAGCTCGCCGAAGTCGAGATCATCATCGAGGACCTCAAGGACATCCTGGCCAAGCCGGACCGGCAGCGTGCGATCGTCCGCAATGAACTCGTCGAGATCGTCGAGAAGTACGGCGACGAGCGTCGCTCGAGAATCATCGCCGCCACCGGCGACGTCTCCGAGGAAGACCTCATCGCCCGCGAGAACGTCGTGGTCACCATCACCTCCACCGGCTACGCAAAGCGCACCAAGGTCGACGCCTACAGGTCGCAGAAGCGCGGCGGCAAGGGCGTGCGGGGTGCCGAGCTGAAGCAGGACGACATCGTCCGGCACTTCTTCGTCAGCTCCACCCACGACTGGATCCTCTTCTTCACCAACTTCGGCCGCGTCTACCGCCTGAAGGCCTACGAGCTTCCCGAGGCCTCCCGCACCGCCCGCGGCCAGCACGTGGCCAACCTGCTGGAGTTCCAGCCCGAGGAGCGTATCGCCCAGGTCATCCAGATCCAGACCTACGAGGACGCCCCCTACCTGGTCCTGGCCACCGCTCAGGGCCGCGTGAAGAAGTCCCGACTCACCGACTACGAGTCCGCCCGCTCCGCCGGCCTGATCGCCATCAACCTCAACGAGGACGACCGTCTCATCGGCGCCGCCCTTGTCGACGAAGGCGATGACATCCTCCTGGTCTCCCAGTTCGGCCAGGCCATCCGCTTCACCGCCGATGACGAGCAGCTCCGCCCCATGGGCCGCGCCACCGCCGGCGTGAAGGGCATGCGTTTCCGCGATGAGGACCAGCTCCTGGCCATGAGCGTGGTGCGCGATGGTGAGTTCCTGCTGGTCGCCACCTCCGGGGGCTACGGCAAACGAACCGCCATCGACGAGTACTCCACCCAGGGTCGCGGTGGCCTCGGCGTGGTGACCTTCAAGTACACGCCGAAGCGCGGCCGCCTCATCGGAGCGGTGTCAGTGGATCAGGATGACGAGATCTTCGCCATCACCTCCGCCGGCGGCGTCATCCGCACCGAGGTCAACCAGATCCGACCCTCCTCCCGAGCCACCATGGGTGTGCGCCTGGTCAACCTCGAGGACGGCGTCGAACTGCTGGCCATCGACAAGAACGTCGAGGAAGAGGGCGAGGAAGAAGCCGAGGCAGTGGCCAAGGGCGACGTCGACGGCCCGACCGAGCGAGCGAAGAAGAAGGACCAGGAGTAGCTCATGGCAACACGTGACGTCTCAGTGACCCGAGTGTCACCCCTGTCCGCTTTCCGGGTCGGCCTGGCCATGTCGCTCGTCGGGATGGCCGCCTGGCTCATCGCCGTCGCACTGCTCTACGCGGGCATGGGTGCCGCCGGCATCTGGGACCAGGTCAACTCCCTGCTCGGCGACATCGGAGGCTCCCAGGCCGTCACCTTCGGCCTCGTCATGTCCTTCGCTGCCCTCCTGGGCGCGATCGGTGCGATCCTGACGACCATCCTCGCGCCCCTGTCCGCGGTGGTCTACAACGCCATCGTCGACCTCTTCGGTGGCCTGCAGGTCAGACATCAGGAGGAGGCCTCCTGACAGGGCCGGTACGGATCGCCTGTTCGGACGGATTTACCCCGTCTGAACAGGCGATTTGTACTAGTGGTTGAACTCTGGGTAGAGTTACGTTTCGTTCCCAGGGCCTATAGCTCAGTTGGTTAGAGCGCATCGCTGATAACGATGAGGTCGCAAGTTCGATTCTTGCTAGGCCCACCAGGAACATGGGGCATTAGCTCAATTGGTAGAGCATCTGCTTTGCAAGCAGAAGGTCAGGAGTTCGATTCTCCTATGCTCCACAATAAGGTTGAACCCACGAAAACCCGCCCTCCGGATAATCCGGAGGGCGGTTTTTCTGTCTCCGCAGTCGGGCGTGCCGCTTCGATAACGAGGGCCGTATGCGTTACGATACCGAATCGTTACATATTCCCCCACGCATAAGGTGACAAGTCTTGAAGAATCTGAAGCGCGCCGCCATTGCTCTGGCATCCGCCGCAGTGATGTCTGTCGGGGTTGTCTCCCCGGCCAGCGCCCTCTCATCCCACCCCGCCCTCTCGTTCCGTCTTCCTGCGCCGTCCTCCTCGCCTGTGTCGAAGGACGCCGGACACATTGAGAATGAGACGGTCCGTCTGCTCAATGACTATCGGGCATCCCGGGGCCTCAACCGTCTGAACGTCGATCCGGGGCTCACCTCCCAGGCCCGCGGCTGGTCCCAGCGCATGGCCGGCGGTAGTTCCTTTGCGCACAGCAATTCCAATGTGTTCGAGAACATCGCCTGGAACACCCACGCAGGTTCGGACAGCTTCTTCAACCAGTGGAAGGGCTCCCCGGGCCATAACCGCAACATGCTCGAGGCGGGTGTCACCAAGGTCGGAGTGGGTGTCGCATACGCCCCGGACGGCAAAGCCTACGCCACCATGCAGCTGTCCTGATAGGACAACCCTGCAGCACCGGAAAACGGGGCGGCCGGCCCAGGGCCCAGTTCCCGTTCCACTGTTCTGACCTGCTCCTTTCTTGTCGCGAACATGTGTCCGCGGAACCTTTGCCTTTTTTATCCAGCCCCAGACGTGTTAAATGGGGAAGATGTTACCTAAGCAAGGCGCAAGGAGTTTGACGTGAAACGAACAGTGGCAGCCATGATCGCCCTCGCCCTCGGCCTGGCGGGATGCTCTGCGGCCGATGAGGAATCCACTGCCCCCGGCTCGGTTTCCCCACAGTCCTTCCTGAAGTCCCAGGGATTGTCCGGGATGAACGCCGTGGAGATCGTCGATTACCTCGACCGGGTGCCCGTTGCCGCACGGGACACGGACCTCATGGCTTCGGTCCGCCACGACGAGCTGCTGCTGACGGCCGATGGTCAGGAGATCGCGCTCGATCTGCCGGAGGAGATGACCTATGTGTCGATCGCCCCGTATGTGGACGAGACCCACGACTGCTTCTATCACAGCCTGACCACCTGTAGGGGCGAGCTGGGCAACCAGCCTGTCCAGGTCGCCTTTGTCGATGGTGCGACGGGGGAGACGCTGATCGAGGAGGAGGTCACCACCTTCAGTAACGGTTTCTTCGGCTTCTGGGTGCCCAGTCACGCCACCGGCACGATCGAGGTCAGCCACCAGGGACGGACGGGGACAACGGAGTTTTCCACGGAGGAAGACGGTGCCACCTGCGTCACTGACCTCCAGTTGGTCTAGGACAATGCCCTGCGAACAGCGTTTTCATTAAAGTGTCAATAACGCTGAAGGGGGACTAGGCTGAAGCCATGGCCACCCGCGCGCATGATCACGGGCACGAGCACGGTTTCGGCGGCACGCACACCACGTCCGCCCCGCTGCGCGCGCTCGCGATCGCGTTCGGCATCACCGCTACGGTGTTCTTCGCCGAGCTGACGGCGGGCCTGATCTCTGGTTCTCTGTCACTGCTCTCGGACGCAATGCACATGTTCTCGGACGCCGCGGGGCTGATTATCGCGCTGCTGGCTGCGCTGGTGGGCGGGAAGGCGGCGTCGAGAAGCGCGACGTTCGGCTACCGGCGCGTGGAGGTGCTGGCGGCGCTGGTGAATGCGGTGGCGGTGACGGTCGTGGTGGCATGGATCCTCATTCAGGCGCTCGGGCGGCTGGGGGAGGTTCGTGAGATCGACACGACGCTGATGCTCACCGTGGCCGTGATCGGCCTCGTCGCGAACGGGCTCTCCGCCTGGGTGCTGGCACGGCACAGATCGGAGAACCTCAACGTCCGGGGTGCGTTCCTGCACGTGCTTGCGGACATGCTGGGTTCAGTGGCGGTCATCATCGCGGGTCTGGTGATCCGCTTCACGGGATGGACGCCGGCGGACACCATCGCCTCGTTGGCGATCGTGGCGTTCGTGCTGCCGCGGGCACTGACCCTGCTGTGGCAGACGGTGGAGGTGCTGCTGGAGAGGGTGCCGCGAGGGGTGGATGGGCGGGAGGTCGAGCAGGCACTCTGTGGGCTGCCGGGCGTGAGTGCGGTCCACGACCTGCACATCTGGTCCACTGACGGCGTGACCCCGCTCGCCACCTGCCACCTTGTGGTTGATGATTCCTGTGTGGATCCCTCAGCCTGCGGCATCCTCGCGGAGGCCCAGGCCGCGCTGCATCAGTTCGGCATCGAGCACTCCACGATCCAACTCGAGCACCCGGGTCACCTGGAGGACGAGCAGGTGTGCGGACCCTAGCGCTCCTGGTCCTTATGGCCGACGCTGAACTTGGCGATCTCGCTTCCGCGCACGAGCCGGGGCTCGCCGTCGAGGTCGGTACATTCGAAGGTGGCGTCAGGGTTCTCTGATTCGACAACGGCGCGGAGGCGTTCGAAGTTGTTGACCTCCGGCAGGCCGTTCTCGTCCTTCTCCTCCGACTGAGCGGGGAAATGGAAGGTCTGGTCGTTGATGGTGGTGACGGTGAGCACGTTGATCGGCATGCAGCCGACAATACCTATGCCCCACGTCACACGCACCGTTACTTCTTGTGGACGCCCTCTTCCTCGTCCTTCTTCTCGGCCTCTTCGGTCTCTTCGGTGTCCTCGGTGCTGTTCTCGAGGTTCTCGCCGGCCTCGTCCATAGCGGCGGCCCGGTGCTTCTCCAGCTGCTCGTCGAGGGAGCTCAGGAGCTCCTCGTCGACCTCGGCGGGAACGCCCTCCTCCGGGGTGGTGGTGGAGTAGACCAGGGTCGACTCGGCCTCGGGTGCCTTCGCTTCGGTGCCGGCGAAGTCCTCGACGCGCGGCGGGGTGTCGCCCGGCTTCGCCTGCTGGCGGGTGAACCAGTACACCCCACCGGCGATGGCGGAGAGCAGGAGGGCGATCAGCCCGGCAGTCGTCAACGTGCGACGACGCTTGGCGGCCCGGATGCTCTTCGGCGAAGGGCGGTTCTCGGAGGCCTTCTCCAGCCGCTTTTTCGCGGCGTCCAGTCGGGCGTGAGCGGCCTGGGTCACCAGGCCGGCCTCGCGGCGGCCTTCGTCGAGAAGCGAGCTGCTGCGGGCCTTGAGCTCATCGAGGTCGACGCGCGAGGCGGCGTCGGAGAGCAGATCGTATGCCTCGCGGGTCTTCTTCTCGTTGTACTCCTTGAGGTGTTCGCGGACGGCGCTCGCGGCGCTGAGTGCCATCTTCAGGGTTGCGGGGTTCACGGCTTGCTCCTTCATGTCGGAATCGTCTGCCTTCAAGCGTAGCCAGAACAACCCCTCCGCGCCGCCGGTCCCGGTCTGGGAATTCCGTGCGAAACAAACTGGACAGCTTGGTTCAGATCTGCGCCGGTAAGGGCGGATTTGACGATTTAAATTCATCTCACCAGTGAATCATTGTCGCAGGTCAGGGCATTAGTCGCACGTGTTATCTTTGAAAAAATTACCCCGGCCGTTCCGATGCCTTGCTACATTCACAGCCACTTGCTCAACGGACATCGAAAAGGAGGGTCGGACATGAACGCAACAGCATCGCAGCACAGCGCCAAGCGGCGTTTCTCCGCCTCCGCTCCGTTCGATTCCTTCGACCCCGTCGAGACGCATCAGGCACAGGTACCTTCCCGTACCTCCCTCTCCTTTGAGGTCATGCCGCCGCGCCACGATGCCGACGAGGCGAAGATCGACGAACTCCTGGCCACCCTCCGGTCCTACAACCCGGACTACATCTCCGTGACCAGCTCACGGAATTCCGGTTGGCTGGAGGGCACCGCCAGGTTCATCGAGAAGATCGACGCCCGGACCCGGATCCCCACCCTCGCGCACCTGGCCTGCACCGCAGGCACCCGCGGGGAACTCATCGGCTGGATCAACCGGCTCATGGACTCCGGGGTGCGCGGCTTCCTCGCCCTCCGCGGCGACTACGCCGAGGGGCAGACCGGAATGCCGGCGGGTTACCTCCCGCACGCCACCGATCTCATCAGCCTCATCCGAACCCTGGAGAACGATCAGCGCGCCCGCTTCGGTGCCGGCCGCCTGGCCATCGGCGTGGCCGCCTACCCCAGTGGCCATGAGGAATCCGCGAGCAAGGACGAGGACATCGACGTCCTCCTGACCAAGCAACGTCTCGGTGCGGACTTCGCCATCACCCAGCTCTTCTTCGACGCGGAGGACTACCTCCGCTTCGCGGAGAGAGCCCGTCTGGCGGGAGTACGGATCCCGCTCATACCGGGAATCATGCCCATGACGAGTCTCGCGAGACTGCGCCGAATGGGACAGCTCTCCGGACTCAACGTCCCCGCCCGGCTCCTGAGCCGGCTGGAGGCGGCGGGACCGGAGGGCGAATACCAGACGGGCCTCGACCTCACGGCCGAGCTCGCGCGGACCATCCTGGCGGCCGGTGCCGGTGGAATGCACGTCTACACATTCAACCGGCCCGACACCACCACGGAACTGCTGGACCGCATCGGAATCGCGCCCCCACCAACCGGTTAGGGCACGGCCGATCGACTGCATGCACCGGGAGCCCCCGCGAAAAGCAGTCCACACTCTTATTCTTTCCTGCGAACTTTATCGAAAGGCTTCCTTTCCATGTCTTCTTTCCCGTCCTTCACCATCGAGGGTTACCCCCGCGTCGGCGCCAACCGCGAACTGAAGAAGGCCCTCGAGTCCTTCTGGGCAGGCCGCATCGACGAGGAGACCTTCACCTCCTCAGCACACTCCATCCGCCTGGAGAACTACGCACGTCTGCGTGACCTCGGCCTTGACGCCGACTACGCCATCCCGGCCGACGTCGCCCTCTACGACCACGTCCTCGAGACCTCCCTGACCGTCGGTCTGATCGGCGGCGAGGCCGAGAAGATCGACCTCGCCGAGTACTTCGCCCTGGCCCGCGGCAACGCCGAGCGTTCCCCGCTCGAGATGACCAAGTGGTTCGACACCAACTACCACTACCTCGTCCCCGAGGTCGCCGACTCCGGCGCCATCACCCCGCGCGCACAGCGCATCCTGGACATCGTCGCCGAGGCCAAGGCCGCCGGTCACGTCGTCCGCCCGTACCTGGTCGGCCCGGTCACCCTGCTGGCCAAGTCCAAGCCGGCGGAGGGCGCGGGCAACCCACTGAACCGCCTGGCCGAGCTCACCGAGGCCTACAAGACCGTCCTCGCCGCACTCAAGGAGGCCGGCGTCGAGTGGGTCCAGCTGGCTGAGCCCGCCCTGGTCTCCGACCTGACCATCGCCACCGACGAGGAGCTGGCACAGCACGCCGCCGCCACCTACGCCGCCATCCTGGGTGAGACCAATCGCCCGCAGGTCCTCATCTCCACCCCGTACGGCTCCCTGCGCGCAGGCCTCGAGGCACTGGCACAGGCCGGCCCGGAGGCCCTGCACGTTGACCTGGCCCCGGCCACCCTGGCTGCCGACGCCGGTTACGCCGACCGTGTCGCCGACGCCGTGAAGGCCGCCGACAAGGGCACCATCCTGGTTGCCGGCGTCATCGACGGCCGCAACGTCTGGGCCGCTGACCTGCGTGAGCGCCTGTCGGTGCTGGAGGGCCTGAAGGACGCGGGCGTCGAGAAGCTCGCCGTCTCCTCCTCCGTCTCCCTGCTGCACGTCCCGCACACCGTCGCCGCCGAGACCTCCCTGCCGGTTGACGTCGCCGGCTGGCTCTCCTTCGCCGAGGAGAAGATCGGCGAAGCCAGGGCCCTGTCCGCAGCGCTGGAGGGTGGCACCGTCGCCGCCGCCGACGAGTTCGCACGTTCCGACCGCGCGGTGCGCACCCGCAACGAGTCCGCACGCACCCACAACAAGGCAGTCCAGGCCCGCGTCGCCGCTCTGCCGGAGGGCCAGGTCGCCCGCCAGCCGGAGTTCGCCGCACGCGTAGAGGCCCAGAAGGCCCTCAACCTGCCGAAGCTGCCGACCACCACCATCGGTTCCTTCCCGCAGACCGCCGAGATCCGCAAGGCCCGCGCCGACCACCGCACCGGTGCCCTCAACGACGAGCAGTACACCGAGGCACTGAAGGACGAGGTCAAGTCTGTCATCGAGCTGCAGGAGCGCCTCGGCATCGACGTCCTCGTGCACGGCGAGCCCGAGCGCAACGACATGGTGCAGTACTTCGCTGAGCTTCTCGACGGCTTCGTGGTCACCGAGAACGGCTGGGTCCAGTCCTACGGCTCCCGCTGCACCCGTCCGCCGATCGTCGTCGGCGACGTCTCCCGCCCGGAGGCCATGACCGTGGAGTGGGCCAGGTACGCCCAGTCCCTGTCGGAGAAGCACGTCAAGGGCATGCTCACCGGTCCGGTCACCATCCTGGCCTGGTCCTTCGTGCGTGACGACGTCCCGCTGTCCGTCTCCGCCGACCAGATCGGCGTCGCCCTCGCGGACGAGGTCACCGACCTCGAGGCCGCCGGCATCGAGATCATCCAGATCGACGAGCCCGCCCTGCGCGAGCTGCTGCCGCTGCGTGAGGACGCCCGCCCCGAGTACCTCGCCTGGGCCGTCCGCTCCTTCCGCCTGGTCGCCCTCGACGCGAAGCCGGCCACCCAGATCCACACCCACCTCTGCTACTCGGAGTTCGGTCAGATCATCGACGCCGTCGCCGCCCTCGACGCCGACGTCACCTCCATCGAGGCCGCCCGCTCCCGCATGGAACTCCTCGAGGACCTCGAGGACTCCTTCCACTCCGAGATCGGCCCGGGCATCTGGGACATCCACTCCCCGCGCATCCCGTCCGTCGCCGAGCTCACCGAGCTGATCAAGGCCGCTCTGGTCAACGTTCCGACCGAGCGCCTCTGGGTCAACCCGGACTGTGGTCTGAAGACCCGTGGTTACGCAGAGACCGAACAGTCCCTGCGCAACATGGTCCTCGCCCGCGACATCGTGGTTGAGTCGCTGTAATACCTCACCTGAAGTCAGGCCCGGTGACCGTTGAACGGTCACCGGGCCCTCGTCTTCGCTAGGATGTCCCACATGACCAACAAGACCGCAACCGCGACGCTGCACACCAATCGCGGCGATATTGTCATCGATCTCTTCGGCAACCACGCCCCGGTCACCGTCGAGAACTTCGTCGGCCTGGCACAGGGCACCAAGGAGTACTCCACCGAGAACGCCAAGGGCGAGAAGACCGGCCCGTTCTACGACGGCGCAATCTTCCACCGCATCATCGACGGCTTCATGATCCAGGGCGGCGACCCGACCGGCACCGGCCGTGGCGGCCCGGGCTTCATGTTCGCCGACGAGTTCCACCCGGAGCTGCGCTTCGACCGTTCCTACCTGCTGGCCATGGCCAACGCCGGTCCGGGCACCAACGGCTCCCAGTTCTTCATCACCACCGGCCCGACCCCGCACCTGAACAACCACCACACCATCTTCGGTGAGGTCGTTGACCCGGAGTCCCGCAAGGTCGTCGACGCGATCTCCTCCACCCCGACCGACCGCATGGACCGCCCGGTCGACCCGGTCGTCATCGAGTCCGTCACCATCGCCTGAATCCCTTCCCGAAGGCCCGCCACGTTGCTTGTCGACGTCGGCGGGCCTTCCCCTTTCCAGGAGCCCTCATAAGTGATCACCCTGCGTCGTTGGTGGGCTGACGCCCCCGCCACCACTCTGTTCACACTCACCGCGGTTGCCGTCTATGTGATCACCGCGTTGCAGTCCCGCTCTGTGATGGACAACCTCCCCGGTTCCTCCCTCGGTGCCGCCTGGGTCCTCTACGGCCCGGAGGTTGCCCAGGGCGGACTCGACCGCCTCCGGGCCCTCGGCGCGGTCTTCCTCCACATCGATCTGGGGCATGTGGCCATCAACTGCTTCATGCTCATGCTCATCGGCCGTGAGATCGAGAAGTTCGCCGGGACCGCCCTGTATTCCGCGGCTTTCCTCGCCGGTGGCATCGGGGCCTCCGCGACCGTCCTGTGGATGGCTCCGTACAACCCCACCGCCGGAGCTTCCGGAGCACTTTTCGCCCTCATGGTCCTGCTCCTCGGGATCGCCCGTGTCCGGGGGAATGACCTGCGCGCACCCCTGGTGCTCATCCTGATGAATGTCATCTACACCTTCATCGCCCCGAGCGTCTCGCTCTGGGGGCACCTGGGTGGGCTGTTCGCGGGTCTGATGATGGTGTGGTTCTTCATCAGCAGTCGTCCGGCCGTGCGCTGGTCCGGCGTGCTGGGGGTTCTCGTCCTTTCCTGTGTCCTCGTGCTGCTTGTGTAAATTGTGGACCGAAAGTTATCCACAGGCTGGGGAGAAAATTGTGGATATTGTGAAGAACATCTCCTTGGAGATTCTATCCACACCCTGTGGATAACTTTGTGGACAGTTTTCCCCACCTGCGCATATGTTCGAACTTTCGCCCTTTTTCACAGGTCCCGGACCTGTAAATCACAACTTTCAGGGTTCCTGACAACAAACTACACACGTGTAACTATCCACAGTGTGGACAACTCCTGTGGATGGATTTCAGGACTGTGGGCTCGTGGATAGAACGGTGAATCCTTCCACGGCCCTGGGGATAACCAGGACAGTTATCCACATTGTCCCCATGCGTGACGCGTACGTGTCATTTGCAGGTGTGGCAGTTTCCCGCACTCCGCTGGGGTCCTCTGCCTTCAAGGACGACGCCGAGCGGATGCTGGTGCAGCCGTGGAACCTCTCCCACGATGAGGGGCCTCAGTAGCCCGCCCCGGCAGACAGGTGTGGCTGCGGTCAATGGGTTCAGTTGCCCGAGATGACCAGTGCAATCCCCATCACGACGAGGAAACCGATGAACGGGGCGATGACGGTCACCATGCCGATGTCCTTGTAGGACTGGCGGTGGGTCAGGCCGCACACGAGCAGCAGGGTGATAACTGCGCCATTGTGGGGAAGTGAGTCGAAGCTGACGGAGGCCATCGCCGTCACACGGTGCATCAGCTCCGGGCTGATTCCCTGTTCATCAGCCATGCGGGCCAGATCAGCTCCGAAGCTCTGGAGGGCGATGCTGAGGCCGCCGGAGGAGGAGCCGGTGATGGCGGCGATCACGGCGGTGGATAACGCCGCCACGACCAGTGCGTTGTCGCTGACCTCGAAGATGCCTTCCCGAATGACGGCGAAGATCGCCAGGGAGGCGATGACGCCACCGTAACCGACCTCGCTGGCGGTGGTGAAGGCCGGGAGCACGGCGGTCTTGGCGCCCTCTGAAATCCCGTCGACGTATTCCTGGGCCTGCCTCGGGCGCATGAGGAAGATGGCGATGACGGCCGTGGCCAGGGCGACGGTCACGGACCAGACGCCGATGACACTGCTCAACGTGGTCGCGCCGAAACGCTCTTCAGCGAGGTAATCAAAATTCATCGTCTCGGAGAGCACGTACACGAAGAGGAAGTTCACGGTGACGACGACCAGGATGGGAACCAGTGCAATCAGGCCCTTGGTGACCACTCTTTCCCGAGTCTGGACGCGGTTCAGAACCCCCACGCCGCCTCCGGTGAGGGGCGCATCGTTTTCTTCG
This sequence is a window from Corynebacterium comes. Protein-coding genes within it:
- a CDS encoding DUF3566 domain-containing protein, whose protein sequence is MATRDVSVTRVSPLSAFRVGLAMSLVGMAAWLIAVALLYAGMGAAGIWDQVNSLLGDIGGSQAVTFGLVMSFAALLGAIGAILTTILAPLSAVVYNAIVDLFGGLQVRHQEEAS
- a CDS encoding CAP domain-containing protein — its product is MKNLKRAAIALASAAVMSVGVVSPASALSSHPALSFRLPAPSSSPVSKDAGHIENETVRLLNDYRASRGLNRLNVDPGLTSQARGWSQRMAGGSSFAHSNSNVFENIAWNTHAGSDSFFNQWKGSPGHNRNMLEAGVTKVGVGVAYAPDGKAYATMQLS
- a CDS encoding CueP family metal-binding protein, yielding MKRTVAAMIALALGLAGCSAADEESTAPGSVSPQSFLKSQGLSGMNAVEIVDYLDRVPVAARDTDLMASVRHDELLLTADGQEIALDLPEEMTYVSIAPYVDETHDCFYHSLTTCRGELGNQPVQVAFVDGATGETLIEEEVTTFSNGFFGFWVPSHATGTIEVSHQGRTGTTEFSTEEDGATCVTDLQLV
- a CDS encoding cation diffusion facilitator family transporter; the protein is MATRAHDHGHEHGFGGTHTTSAPLRALAIAFGITATVFFAELTAGLISGSLSLLSDAMHMFSDAAGLIIALLAALVGGKAASRSATFGYRRVEVLAALVNAVAVTVVVAWILIQALGRLGEVREIDTTLMLTVAVIGLVANGLSAWVLARHRSENLNVRGAFLHVLADMLGSVAVIIAGLVIRFTGWTPADTIASLAIVAFVLPRALTLLWQTVEVLLERVPRGVDGREVEQALCGLPGVSAVHDLHIWSTDGVTPLATCHLVVDDSCVDPSACGILAEAQAALHQFGIEHSTIQLEHPGHLEDEQVCGP
- a CDS encoding methylenetetrahydrofolate reductase, whose amino-acid sequence is MNATASQHSAKRRFSASAPFDSFDPVETHQAQVPSRTSLSFEVMPPRHDADEAKIDELLATLRSYNPDYISVTSSRNSGWLEGTARFIEKIDARTRIPTLAHLACTAGTRGELIGWINRLMDSGVRGFLALRGDYAEGQTGMPAGYLPHATDLISLIRTLENDQRARFGAGRLAIGVAAYPSGHEESASKDEDIDVLLTKQRLGADFAITQLFFDAEDYLRFAERARLAGVRIPLIPGIMPMTSLARLRRMGQLSGLNVPARLLSRLEAAGPEGEYQTGLDLTAELARTILAAGAGGMHVYTFNRPDTTTELLDRIGIAPPPTG
- the metE gene encoding 5-methyltetrahydropteroyltriglutamate--homocysteine S-methyltransferase, producing MSSFPSFTIEGYPRVGANRELKKALESFWAGRIDEETFTSSAHSIRLENYARLRDLGLDADYAIPADVALYDHVLETSLTVGLIGGEAEKIDLAEYFALARGNAERSPLEMTKWFDTNYHYLVPEVADSGAITPRAQRILDIVAEAKAAGHVVRPYLVGPVTLLAKSKPAEGAGNPLNRLAELTEAYKTVLAALKEAGVEWVQLAEPALVSDLTIATDEELAQHAAATYAAILGETNRPQVLISTPYGSLRAGLEALAQAGPEALHVDLAPATLAADAGYADRVADAVKAADKGTILVAGVIDGRNVWAADLRERLSVLEGLKDAGVEKLAVSSSVSLLHVPHTVAAETSLPVDVAGWLSFAEEKIGEARALSAALEGGTVAAADEFARSDRAVRTRNESARTHNKAVQARVAALPEGQVARQPEFAARVEAQKALNLPKLPTTTIGSFPQTAEIRKARADHRTGALNDEQYTEALKDEVKSVIELQERLGIDVLVHGEPERNDMVQYFAELLDGFVVTENGWVQSYGSRCTRPPIVVGDVSRPEAMTVEWARYAQSLSEKHVKGMLTGPVTILAWSFVRDDVPLSVSADQIGVALADEVTDLEAAGIEIIQIDEPALRELLPLREDARPEYLAWAVRSFRLVALDAKPATQIHTHLCYSEFGQIIDAVAALDADVTSIEAARSRMELLEDLEDSFHSEIGPGIWDIHSPRIPSVAELTELIKAALVNVPTERLWVNPDCGLKTRGYAETEQSLRNMVLARDIVVESL
- a CDS encoding peptidylprolyl isomerase, whose product is MSHMTNKTATATLHTNRGDIVIDLFGNHAPVTVENFVGLAQGTKEYSTENAKGEKTGPFYDGAIFHRIIDGFMIQGGDPTGTGRGGPGFMFADEFHPELRFDRSYLLAMANAGPGTNGSQFFITTGPTPHLNNHHTIFGEVVDPESRKVVDAISSTPTDRMDRPVDPVVIESVTIA
- a CDS encoding rhomboid family intramembrane serine protease, whose protein sequence is MITLRRWWADAPATTLFTLTAVAVYVITALQSRSVMDNLPGSSLGAAWVLYGPEVAQGGLDRLRALGAVFLHIDLGHVAINCFMLMLIGREIEKFAGTALYSAAFLAGGIGASATVLWMAPYNPTAGASGALFALMVLLLGIARVRGNDLRAPLVLILMNVIYTFIAPSVSLWGHLGGLFAGLMMVWFFISSRPAVRWSGVLGVLVLSCVLVLLV
- a CDS encoding GntP family permease, encoding MVLPFIGILVSLAFLIFFAYRGHSVIFIAPVAAMIAVLFSGAPLLASYTQIFMPALGGFIVNFFPVFLVGAIFGRLMSVSGYAEDLARWISKALGAQRAILATSIASALLTYGGVSAWVVVFAMYPIAQALFKEAGIPKRLMPAAIALGFFSFAMAALPGSPQIHNAIPTRYFETTTFAAPLLGTLGAIVTYALGMAWLTWRQKKLISAGESYGPDLDPGSPATASISPEENDAPLTGGGVGVLNRVQTRERVVTKGLIALVPILVVVTVNFLFVYVLSETMNFDYLAEERFGATTLSSVIGVWSVTVALATAVIAIFLMRPRQAQEYVDGISEGAKTAVLPAFTTASEVGYGGVIASLAIFAVIREGIFEVSDNALVVAALSTAVIAAITGSSSGGLSIALQSFGADLARMADEQGISPELMHRVTAMASVSFDSLPHNGAVITLLLVCGLTHRQSYKDIGMVTVIAPFIGFLVVMGIALVISGN